Genomic segment of Paenibacillaceae bacterium GAS479:
TGGCGCATTATATTACGACGGCTGACTTCAAGCATTTTCAACCGATGAATGCCAACTTCGGCTTGTTCCCGCCGCTTGAGAAGCGCATTCGCAACAAAAAAGAGAAAAATGAATCAATCGCAAATCGTGCGCTTTCTGCGCTCGAGCAGTTCAAACGGGAGCAGCTGGTCACCGAGTAATCGGCAACCGGCGCCGAGGAGGAGGAGATTTCCGTGGAGATGCAGTTTCACGCAACGACGATCTGTGCCGTCCGCCATAATGGAAAAGGCGCGATTGCAGGGGATGGTCAGGTTACGTTCGGCAACAGCATGATCATGAAAGGTTCCGCCAAGAAGGTGAGGCGTCTATACCGTGGCCAGGTCGCCGCGGGCTTCGCAGGTTCTGTCGCTGATGCAATTACGCTGTTCGAGAAGTTCGAGAGCAAGCTTGAGGAGCATCATGGCAATTTGCAGCGTGCTGCAGTTGAGTTGGCAAAGGATTGGCGATCTGATCGTATACTGAGGCGACTCGAAGCGATGCTGCTCGTCATGGATGATTCTGGACTGCTGCTCATATCCGGCAATGGAGAGGTCATCGAGCCGGATGACGGCATCCTTGCCATCGGCTCCGGTGGTAGCTTCGCTCTTGCTGCAGCCAGGGCGCTCAAAAAGCATGCTCCTACTCTCAGTGCGAGAGAAATGGCTCAGGCTGCACTTGAGACAGCGGCCGAAATTTGCGTGTTCACTAATCATAACATCATTGTTGAAGAGGTTTAGCGGCACCATCGTAGGTTGAATTCAGTATGGATAAGGAGTGAGCCTGGTGAAGGAAGCCATGACACCGCGTCAAATCGTAGCTGAATTGGACAAATATATTGTGGGACAAAAACAGGCCAAACGTTCGGTAGCTGTTGCGCTTCGCAACCGATACCGCCGTAGCCGCCTGGAGGAAAGCCTGCGGGACGAGATTGTGCCGAAAAACATTTTAATGATCGGCCCTACCGGCGTAGGCAAGACAGAAATCGCTCGGAGACTGGCGAAGCTCGTTGGCGCGCCTTTTGTCAAAGTAGAAGCGACGAAATTCACTGAAGTG
This window contains:
- a CDS encoding ATP-dependent HslUV protease, peptidase subunit HslV; protein product: MQFHATTICAVRHNGKGAIAGDGQVTFGNSMIMKGSAKKVRRLYRGQVAAGFAGSVADAITLFEKFESKLEEHHGNLQRAAVELAKDWRSDRILRRLEAMLLVMDDSGLLLISGNGEVIEPDDGILAIGSGGSFALAAARALKKHAPTLSAREMAQAALETAAEICVFTNHNIIVEEV